In the Phaeobacter gallaeciensis genome, one interval contains:
- a CDS encoding MupA/Atu3671 family FMN-dependent luciferase-like monooxygenase — translation MSQFSSVIIGNESLAVGCGDALLARGHQISAVVSQDDGIRSWAEKHGIPVHASPDALTEGFDWLLSIANLRVIPDRVLTLAAKGAVNFHDGPLPRYAGLNAPNWALIEGADSYGITWHMIEGGIDEGDILAQRLFDVAADDTAFSLNSKCYAAAMDSFGTVIDQLEAGTLNRQPQDLSQRSYYARSDRPAAGALIDFIAPAAAITRLVRALDFGGYWNPLCSSKCAIGENILLVGSAEAVEGAGAPGSVIEVSKDSLTVACGDGAVRLSGLTDPAGRKRAPVDLCKPGDALPVLDAAEKHAITEALAKTQKGESHWRRALAAMRPVTVPLAEPTGDSGLARRPIAAPDGLTETQIAAAVLTWALRSAGEETADIALSLETMTPLAGLVSGWVPVQGQRDDSLADLQDRIAKEIEKARATGGFAEDLIARAPELAPQAQPGIGLSMGRDAALPGCVATVSWADGVLALHVDGAQLTPKAAELLAARLELLLGAISAPDQADSPLADLPVLPEEERRVLLNDWNQTAADTGPDQTIHAAFAAQVSRTPEATALVFEDQSLSYADLNARANGVAARLQDMGVKPGSHVGIYVSRSPDLVVAALAVMKAGGAYVPLDPAYPADRIAHFIKDSGADVIVTQDALQGSLPASSAQLLVLDGADAPAPSVAPVDGGATGQDLAYVIYTSGSTGLPKGVMVRHANVANFFAAMDARIPHQPGDAWLAVTSLSFDISVLELFWTLARGFKLVLSSDESRLQLSNGPIAISDRKMDFNLFYWGNDDGPGPRKYNLLLEGARFADQHGFNAVWTPERHFHAFGGPYPNPSVTGAAVAAVTQNIGVRSGSCVAPLHHPARIAEEWAVIDNLTAGRAGIGFAAGWQPDDFILRPENTPPANKPAMYEAIETVRKLWRGEEVAFPRKDGGTHAVLTQPRPVSSELPVWVTTAGNPDTWREAGEIGANVLTHLLGQSIDEVAGKIRIYHDALRGAGHDPADFTVTLMLHTYLADTREEARQTAREPMKDYLRSAAGLIKQYAWAFPAFKKPKGVNNPFEMDLGILSEEELDAILDFAFERYFEDSGLFGTVQDGVARVEQLKRIGVDEIACLIDYGIAPDVVLEGLKPLAEVLRLSNAPQELAADDFSLAAQILRHDISHMQCTPSMARMMVQNDEARMVLPHLKHLLVGGEALPGDLAGDLREAGPGQIHNMYGPTETTIWSTMQTLDGVPAGVADIGGPIANTQVYVLDAAGAPQPIGAPGELFIAGHGVTAGYWQRPELTAERFVPDPFGSGLMYRTGDLVRWRADGRLDFLGRTDHQVKIRGQRIELGEIEAALAVQPGVTGAVVMPRKIGAGEQLVGYITTSAPVQEAALKQALSARLAEVMVPSHIVTLDAFPLTPNKKIDRKALPDPKPARIAAPTAATPPKGGAQGKIAAIWGQILGLDGIGAQDNFFVLGGHSLLAVQAHRDIRTALEVPKLSITDIFRFPTLAGLAAHIEGLAGGAESPDDPAGAEQAAAAEAAKSETMSKRRAMRASRKARTG, via the coding sequence ATGAGCCAATTTTCCTCAGTCATCATCGGCAATGAATCCCTCGCGGTGGGATGCGGCGATGCGCTGCTGGCGCGCGGGCATCAAATCTCTGCCGTCGTGTCGCAGGATGATGGTATTCGCAGTTGGGCCGAAAAACACGGAATCCCAGTGCACGCCAGCCCGGATGCGCTGACCGAAGGCTTTGACTGGTTGCTCTCCATTGCCAACCTGCGGGTCATTCCCGACCGGGTGCTGACGCTGGCGGCCAAGGGCGCGGTGAACTTTCACGACGGGCCGCTGCCACGTTACGCCGGCCTCAACGCGCCGAACTGGGCGCTGATTGAGGGCGCCGACAGCTATGGCATCACCTGGCACATGATCGAAGGCGGCATCGACGAGGGCGATATCCTCGCCCAGCGCCTGTTCGATGTGGCAGCGGATGACACCGCCTTCAGCCTCAACTCCAAATGCTATGCCGCCGCGATGGATAGCTTTGGCACGGTGATAGACCAGCTGGAGGCAGGCACACTCAACCGCCAGCCACAGGACCTGAGCCAGCGCAGTTATTACGCCCGCAGCGACCGGCCCGCGGCAGGCGCGCTGATCGATTTTATCGCCCCAGCAGCCGCGATCACCCGTCTGGTGCGTGCGCTTGACTTTGGCGGCTACTGGAACCCGCTTTGCTCCTCGAAATGCGCCATTGGCGAGAATATCCTGCTGGTCGGCAGCGCAGAGGCGGTCGAGGGCGCAGGCGCGCCCGGCAGTGTGATTGAGGTCAGCAAGGACAGCCTGACCGTGGCCTGCGGCGATGGCGCGGTGCGGCTCAGCGGTCTGACCGATCCTGCAGGACGCAAACGGGCGCCTGTCGATCTGTGCAAGCCGGGCGATGCGCTGCCGGTCCTGGATGCGGCGGAAAAGCACGCGATCACCGAAGCCCTTGCCAAGACACAGAAAGGCGAAAGCCATTGGCGCCGCGCGCTGGCTGCGATGCGCCCAGTCACTGTTCCCCTGGCGGAACCGACCGGTGACAGCGGCCTCGCCCGCCGTCCCATTGCAGCACCGGATGGCCTGACAGAGACACAGATCGCCGCCGCAGTCTTGACCTGGGCCCTGCGCAGCGCGGGGGAAGAGACTGCCGATATTGCCCTCAGCCTTGAGACCATGACACCGCTGGCGGGGCTTGTCTCTGGCTGGGTTCCGGTGCAGGGACAGCGCGACGACAGCCTGGCGGATCTGCAGGACCGCATCGCCAAAGAGATTGAAAAGGCCCGCGCGACAGGCGGGTTTGCCGAGGATCTGATTGCCCGCGCGCCGGAACTGGCACCGCAGGCACAGCCCGGCATTGGTTTGTCCATGGGACGGGATGCAGCTCTGCCAGGCTGCGTCGCCACCGTGTCATGGGCGGATGGAGTGCTTGCGCTCCATGTGGATGGTGCCCAGCTGACACCAAAGGCCGCGGAGCTGCTCGCCGCGCGGCTGGAGCTGCTGCTGGGCGCCATTTCCGCCCCGGATCAGGCAGATAGCCCTCTCGCCGATCTGCCGGTCCTGCCCGAGGAAGAGCGCCGGGTGTTGCTCAACGACTGGAACCAGACAGCGGCAGACACCGGCCCGGATCAGACCATCCACGCCGCATTTGCCGCGCAGGTGTCCCGCACACCCGAGGCCACCGCTCTGGTGTTCGAGGATCAGAGCCTCAGCTACGCAGACCTCAATGCCCGCGCCAACGGGGTCGCGGCCAGACTACAGGACATGGGCGTCAAACCCGGCAGCCATGTGGGGATCTACGTCTCCCGCAGCCCGGATCTGGTGGTGGCCGCCCTTGCGGTGATGAAGGCAGGCGGCGCCTATGTGCCGCTCGACCCCGCCTATCCTGCGGATCGGATTGCCCATTTCATCAAGGACAGCGGCGCCGATGTCATCGTGACACAAGACGCCCTGCAAGGCAGCCTGCCCGCCTCAAGCGCGCAGCTGCTGGTACTGGATGGCGCGGATGCCCCCGCCCCGAGTGTCGCGCCTGTCGATGGCGGCGCCACCGGACAGGATCTGGCCTATGTGATCTATACCTCCGGCTCTACCGGCCTGCCCAAGGGGGTGATGGTGCGCCACGCCAATGTGGCGAATTTCTTTGCCGCCATGGATGCGCGCATTCCCCATCAGCCCGGCGATGCCTGGCTCGCGGTGACCAGCCTCTCCTTTGATATCTCGGTGCTGGAGCTGTTCTGGACCCTCGCGCGCGGCTTCAAACTGGTGCTCTCCAGCGATGAAAGCCGCCTGCAGTTATCCAACGGGCCAATTGCCATCTCGGACCGGAAGATGGACTTCAACCTCTTCTACTGGGGCAATGATGATGGCCCCGGCCCACGCAAATACAACCTGCTGCTGGAGGGCGCGAGATTTGCCGATCAGCACGGCTTTAACGCGGTCTGGACGCCCGAGCGGCACTTTCACGCCTTTGGCGGTCCCTACCCGAACCCCTCGGTCACCGGGGCAGCCGTCGCGGCGGTGACGCAGAATATCGGTGTGCGCTCGGGCTCTTGCGTGGCGCCGCTGCACCATCCCGCCCGCATCGCCGAGGAATGGGCGGTGATCGACAACCTGACGGCGGGGCGCGCCGGTATCGGTTTTGCCGCAGGCTGGCAACCGGATGATTTCATCCTGCGCCCCGAGAATACGCCTCCGGCCAACAAACCGGCGATGTACGAAGCCATCGAAACCGTGCGCAAACTCTGGCGCGGCGAAGAGGTCGCCTTCCCGCGCAAGGATGGCGGCACCCATGCGGTGCTCACTCAGCCTCGCCCTGTGTCCAGCGAACTGCCGGTCTGGGTCACTACGGCTGGCAACCCCGACACCTGGCGCGAGGCAGGCGAGATCGGCGCCAATGTCCTGACCCACCTTCTGGGGCAAAGCATCGATGAGGTCGCGGGCAAGATCCGCATCTACCACGACGCCCTGCGCGGCGCCGGGCATGATCCGGCGGATTTCACCGTGACCCTGATGTTGCATACCTACCTGGCCGACACCCGCGAAGAGGCCCGCCAGACCGCACGCGAGCCGATGAAGGATTACCTGCGCTCGGCCGCGGGTCTGATCAAGCAATACGCCTGGGCCTTCCCCGCCTTTAAGAAACCCAAAGGCGTCAACAATCCCTTTGAAATGGATCTTGGCATCCTGTCCGAGGAAGAACTGGATGCGATCCTCGACTTTGCCTTCGAACGCTATTTCGAGGACTCAGGACTGTTCGGCACCGTGCAGGATGGCGTCGCCCGGGTCGAGCAACTGAAGCGCATCGGCGTGGACGAGATTGCCTGCCTCATCGACTATGGCATCGCGCCTGACGTGGTGCTCGAGGGGCTGAAACCGCTGGCCGAGGTGCTGCGCCTGTCCAACGCCCCGCAAGAACTGGCCGCGGACGACTTTTCACTTGCGGCGCAGATCCTGCGCCATGACATCAGCCATATGCAATGTACGCCCTCCATGGCGCGCATGATGGTGCAGAACGACGAGGCCCGCATGGTGCTGCCGCACCTTAAGCATCTTCTGGTCGGGGGCGAAGCCCTGCCCGGCGATCTGGCCGGTGATCTGCGCGAGGCTGGACCGGGGCAGATCCACAACATGTACGGCCCGACCGAAACTACCATCTGGTCGACCATGCAGACCCTTGATGGCGTCCCGGCAGGCGTTGCCGATATCGGCGGGCCCATCGCCAATACCCAAGTTTACGTGCTGGATGCTGCGGGCGCGCCGCAGCCCATCGGGGCGCCGGGGGAGTTGTTCATCGCCGGACACGGCGTGACCGCAGGTTACTGGCAACGGCCCGAACTGACAGCGGAGCGGTTTGTCCCCGATCCCTTTGGCAGCGGGTTGATGTATCGCACCGGCGATCTGGTGCGCTGGCGCGCGGATGGGCGGCTCGATTTCTTGGGACGCACAGACCATCAGGTGAAGATCCGCGGCCAACGTATTGAACTTGGGGAGATTGAAGCGGCCCTGGCTGTCCAGCCCGGCGTCACCGGCGCGGTTGTCATGCCGCGCAAGATCGGCGCGGGAGAACAGCTGGTCGGCTATATCACCACCTCTGCTCCGGTGCAGGAGGCTGCGTTGAAACAGGCGCTTTCGGCCCGGCTGGCCGAGGTGATGGTGCCATCGCATATCGTGACGCTGGATGCCTTCCCGCTGACCCCCAACAAGAAGATCGACCGCAAGGCGCTGCCGGATCCGAAACCGGCGCGGATTGCCGCGCCTACAGCAGCAACACCGCCCAAGGGCGGCGCGCAGGGCAAGATCGCCGCGATCTGGGGGCAGATTCTTGGTCTTGACGGGATCGGCGCGCAGGACAATTTCTTTGTCCTTGGCGGTCACTCCCTGCTGGCGGTGCAGGCGCACAGGGACATCCGCACGGCGCTTGAGGTGCCGAAACTGTCGATCACCGACATCTTCCGCTTCCCGACGCTGGCCGGTCTTGCCGCCCATATCGAAGGGCTTGCAGGTGGCGCGGAATCGCCAGATGATCCCGCGGGCGCAGAA
- a CDS encoding glycosyltransferase family 2 protein, producing MAPPPPSQSDSVLTIILNYRTPQMTLQAAEAALAEMEDLSGAVVIVENGSGDNSWEELQAGAASRGWLDSGKLRLIRSPVNGGFGAGMNIGMEAGLPDGSAPGFYYLLNSDAFVEGTTISRLREFLLSSPGAGLAGSFVHGTDDVPHRTAFRFPSIAGEFEMAARTGIVTRLLSHAVVAMDMPQQETQVDWTAGASLMIRREVIEDIGGFDESFFLYFEETDLCKRAAQAGWRTHYVPTSTVAHLGSASTGMKSWDRTPTYWFDSRMHYFVKTHGVIYAALATWARVLGCGLYGLRRLLQKKPAADAPHFLRDLLTHALRSAIRPKTAIRETRPHSHVPEEQK from the coding sequence ATGGCCCCTCCCCCACCGTCACAAAGCGACAGCGTTCTGACCATCATCCTGAACTACCGCACCCCGCAGATGACGCTGCAGGCGGCAGAGGCGGCGCTGGCGGAAATGGAAGATCTGTCCGGCGCCGTGGTGATCGTGGAAAACGGATCGGGCGATAACTCGTGGGAAGAGTTGCAAGCAGGCGCCGCCAGCCGGGGCTGGCTGGACAGCGGCAAACTGCGGCTGATCCGTTCGCCCGTCAACGGTGGCTTTGGCGCGGGCATGAACATCGGCATGGAGGCCGGTCTGCCCGACGGCAGCGCGCCGGGGTTCTATTATCTGCTGAACTCCGATGCCTTCGTGGAGGGCACGACGATTTCCCGGCTGCGGGAATTTCTCCTTTCCAGCCCCGGTGCTGGCCTCGCCGGATCCTTTGTGCATGGCACGGATGATGTGCCCCACCGCACCGCCTTCCGCTTCCCCTCGATCGCGGGAGAGTTCGAAATGGCCGCCCGCACCGGTATCGTGACCCGGCTGCTGTCCCATGCAGTGGTGGCGATGGATATGCCGCAGCAGGAGACCCAGGTCGACTGGACCGCCGGCGCCAGCCTGATGATCCGCCGCGAAGTGATCGAGGATATCGGTGGCTTTGACGAAAGTTTTTTCCTTTATTTCGAGGAAACGGATCTGTGCAAGCGCGCCGCGCAGGCCGGGTGGCGCACGCATTACGTACCGACCAGCACCGTGGCGCATCTCGGCTCGGCCTCGACCGGGATGAAGTCCTGGGACCGCACACCGACCTACTGGTTCGATTCCCGCATGCATTATTTCGTCAAGACGCACGGGGTAATCTACGCCGCCCTCGCCACCTGGGCGCGCGTCCTCGGCTGCGGCCTTTATGGGCTGCGGCGACTGCTCCAGAAAAAGCCAGCCGCGGATGCGCCGCATTTCCTGCGCGACCTGCTGACCCACGCACTGCGGTCGGCGATCCGCCCCAAGACAGCAATACGTGAAACGCGCCCTCACAGTCATGTTCCGGAGGAACAGAAATGA